In Saprospiraceae bacterium, one DNA window encodes the following:
- a CDS encoding DUF3995 domain-containing protein: MTTLPALILIIIFTFLSGLHIYWAFGGRWASDGVFPTKEDKTEFPMPGIIPTLIVAFGLLFFAFIASLKIFHFRLPFFHEIISKYGLWAIAGIFLVRAIGEFNYVGLFKKVRHTTFGIKDTKIYTPLCLVIGISALILALSN, translated from the coding sequence ATGACCACATTACCAGCTTTAATTTTAATAATCATATTTACATTTCTCTCAGGTCTGCACATTTATTGGGCTTTCGGAGGAAGATGGGCAAGCGATGGAGTTTTTCCGACTAAGGAAGACAAAACTGAATTTCCTATGCCAGGTATTATCCCGACCTTGATAGTAGCCTTTGGCTTATTATTTTTTGCTTTTATAGCATCCCTGAAAATATTTCATTTCCGATTACCATTTTTCCATGAAATCATCAGTAAATATGGATTATGGGCAATAGCAGGTATCTTTCTTGTACGTGCCATTGGCGAGTTTAATTATGTTGGCTTGTTCAAAAAAGTAAGGCATACGACCTTTGGCATCAAAGACACAAAAATTTACACTCCACTATGTTTGGTCATAGGTATATCAGCGTTAATCTTAGCACTTAGTAACTAA
- a CDS encoding sensor histidine kinase, whose amino-acid sequence MLKSRKDIIGFDDRWILLFGVPVTALLINTLLFGHLLKDGQFVVFSECFPVSVYFTTIFWLVFRGAYYLLVRKYPGFEDIRKRQMISVICIFIGYFIIDFVGMLILSFVFQYKLEDELTPNPAIKIITSIVFTFLIFVVYESFFLAQLLGKSMVEKQKLVAENIQTKLSSLQSQINPHFLFNSLNTLSSLIQEDPNRADKFVTKLSKVYRHILEQKEGGLVTIESELAYLRAYIHLLKERFGDTLVYEEQIDPGLIHKYILPFSLQITFENCVKHNMTTKENPLHVKLYSDPSTHYLCIENNISPIVDKDESTSVGLENIRNRYAFFTDAEVIICNDGSIFQVCLPVLDYNNHNGQTS is encoded by the coding sequence ATGTTAAAGTCACGTAAAGACATAATTGGTTTTGATGATAGATGGATACTGCTGTTCGGTGTACCAGTGACGGCTTTATTGATCAATACTTTACTTTTTGGTCATTTGCTAAAAGATGGTCAATTTGTGGTATTTAGTGAGTGTTTCCCTGTTTCCGTTTATTTTACCACCATTTTTTGGTTAGTATTTAGGGGAGCTTACTATTTATTGGTGAGAAAATATCCCGGATTTGAAGACATCCGCAAGCGTCAGATGATTTCCGTTATTTGTATTTTCATAGGATATTTCATCATTGATTTTGTAGGAATGTTGATACTAAGTTTTGTTTTTCAATATAAATTGGAAGATGAACTGACTCCCAATCCCGCTATCAAAATCATAACGAGTATTGTTTTTACATTTTTAATTTTTGTAGTATATGAAAGTTTTTTCTTAGCACAGCTTTTAGGTAAAAGTATGGTAGAAAAACAAAAACTCGTGGCTGAAAATATTCAAACTAAACTGTCGAGTCTTCAAAGTCAGATCAACCCACATTTTTTATTCAATAGTTTGAATACTTTATCGTCATTGATCCAAGAAGACCCAAATAGAGCTGATAAATTTGTCACTAAACTATCCAAAGTATATCGTCACATCCTTGAACAAAAAGAAGGAGGTTTGGTCACCATTGAGAGTGAATTGGCTTATTTACGAGCCTATATTCACTTACTCAAAGAAAGATTTGGAGATACGCTTGTATACGAAGAACAGATAGACCCAGGTCTGATACATAAATACATATTGCCATTTAGCCTGCAGATTACATTTGAAAATTGTGTCAAACATAACATGACTACAAAAGAAAATCCATTGCATGTGAAATTGTATTCGGACCCATCCACTCATTATCTTTGCATTGAAAACAACATCAGTCCGATTGTCGATAAAGATGAATCAACGTCTGTAGGGCTGGAAAATATACGCAATAGGTATGCTTTCTTTACAGATGCCGAAGTTATAATATGTAATGATGGAAGCATCTTTCAAGTGTGCTTGCCAGTTTTGGATTACAATAACCATAATGGTCAAACATCATGA
- a CDS encoding response regulator transcription factor: MRICIVEDESPAARRIERLLSEAPYTSEVILHCASVAEGIKLLDKRRDIDLILMDIRLGDGTSLEILEKADINIPIIFTTAYDEYTLKAFKHQSIDYLLKPVDADELYAAMEKYVHIYKTNELAPPTEKSFTYKERFLVKSGTHLRVIRKGEIAYFYSDEGYTHIVCDHGKKYLMDETLDTVFKLLDPKDFFRINRSMIVHQPSIEKIETYFNSRYTLKLLPDFKDTVIVSRERVKDFKDWLEG, from the coding sequence ATCCGAATTTGTATTGTAGAAGATGAAAGCCCCGCAGCTCGAAGGATAGAAAGATTGCTTTCCGAAGCACCTTATACGTCAGAAGTAATATTGCATTGTGCCAGCGTCGCCGAGGGTATCAAACTGCTGGATAAACGACGCGACATCGACCTGATACTGATGGATATCAGACTCGGGGATGGCACGAGCCTCGAAATCCTGGAGAAAGCTGATATCAATATCCCCATCATATTTACCACAGCTTATGATGAGTATACACTCAAAGCATTCAAACACCAAAGCATCGATTATCTGCTTAAGCCTGTAGATGCTGACGAATTGTATGCCGCTATGGAAAAATATGTGCACATATATAAAACCAATGAACTTGCTCCTCCAACTGAGAAGTCATTTACATACAAAGAGCGCTTTCTGGTCAAATCTGGTACTCACCTTCGGGTCATCCGCAAAGGAGAAATAGCTTACTTCTACTCCGATGAAGGATATACTCACATAGTCTGCGATCATGGCAAAAAATACCTCATGGATGAGACATTAGATACTGTCTTCAAACTACTCGACCCCAAAGACTTTTTTCGCATCAATAGATCTATGATCGTACACCAACCTTCGATCGAAAAGATCGAAACTTACTTCAATTCCAGATATACATTGAAACTACTGCCAGATTTTAAAGATACCGTCATCGTATCCAGAGAGAGGGTTAAAGATTTTAAGGATTGGCTGGAAGGGTGA
- a CDS encoding DUF2339 domain-containing protein, with product MENQNDKLDILLDRLESIIKRQESFSAEIDTIRKEIIRIKMSTPDGVKEYNEELVPEISQTQQPDVSKQETDPPLVNTGSNDLEPINQPIEITQTTQKIKVQPDAKLGVNFEKLIGENLINKLGIAITIIGVAIGAKYSIDNNLINPLTRIILGYLMGVALLGVGMKLKQNYRNFSAVLVSGAIAIMYFITYAAYSFYGLFSMEVAFGLMLLFTVFTVVAAIHYDKQVVAHIGLVGAYAVPFLLSEGSGKVLILFTYMSIINLGILILAFKKYWKVLYYVSFALTWIIFASWYNFNYLHAQHFGLAFLFLIIFFVIFYVVFLAYKLVRKERFDVFDILLLFTNSFIFYGLGYSLLNADAQFNQLLGLFTLGNGLIHFVVTMLVYRMKLADSGLFYFVAGLVLVFITLAIPVQLDGHWVTLIWAFEATLLFWIGRTKNIAAYEYMSYPLMILAVGSLGEDWSKYQLQGDETTNLMPVFNIYFLTALLVILSFVFIFFIHRKHKITEPLLGIKSWDQVLTIFLSLTLVMLVFATAQIEIDTYWQRAYEASVEQNKTDPNNSYPVYNYDLLTFGSLWSLYFSLIYTAVLLWVNKKFVRNRVVGMILSLAVVWVLLSFLTVGLFNTGALRTSYLGNYTAEYYERGIWHLGIKYLGIILSGFAFYSLFLHAKSSFMETTRRIWVMLELFIAIFVCIILSNELLTWMDLNYATDSFKLGMSILWGTLALLYIIFGLWKGKKHIRIFAIVLFAITLLKLFFYDISHLGTIAKTIIFISLGILLLIISFLYNKYNNLTDVEEK from the coding sequence ATGGAAAACCAAAATGATAAATTAGATATCCTGCTCGATCGACTGGAATCCATCATTAAGCGACAAGAGAGTTTTTCAGCTGAGATCGATACTATTCGTAAAGAAATCATTCGCATCAAAATGTCAACGCCTGATGGTGTTAAGGAGTATAATGAAGAACTTGTGCCGGAAATTTCGCAGACACAGCAACCTGATGTATCTAAACAAGAAACTGATCCACCATTGGTTAATACTGGATCAAACGACTTGGAACCAATCAATCAGCCCATTGAGATAACCCAAACAACACAGAAAATCAAAGTTCAACCTGATGCGAAATTAGGAGTAAATTTTGAAAAACTCATTGGAGAGAACCTGATCAATAAATTGGGAATAGCGATTACCATCATAGGTGTAGCGATTGGTGCCAAATATTCGATTGACAATAATCTCATCAATCCATTGACACGGATCATCCTTGGATATTTGATGGGAGTAGCTTTGCTGGGTGTTGGAATGAAGTTAAAACAAAATTATCGCAACTTCAGTGCAGTACTTGTAAGTGGTGCGATAGCTATCATGTATTTTATTACATATGCTGCTTACAGTTTTTATGGTCTGTTTTCTATGGAAGTTGCATTTGGCTTGATGTTGTTGTTTACTGTTTTTACGGTCGTCGCAGCCATACATTATGACAAACAAGTAGTTGCCCATATTGGCTTAGTAGGTGCGTATGCTGTTCCGTTTTTATTAAGTGAAGGATCGGGCAAAGTCCTGATTTTATTCACTTATATGTCCATCATTAATCTAGGAATTCTAATTTTGGCATTCAAAAAATACTGGAAAGTACTGTACTACGTTTCTTTTGCGCTTACATGGATCATTTTTGCCAGTTGGTACAATTTCAATTATCTTCATGCACAACATTTTGGCCTGGCGTTTTTGTTTTTGATCATCTTTTTCGTTATTTTTTATGTGGTATTTTTGGCTTACAAATTGGTTAGAAAAGAACGATTTGATGTATTTGATATTCTACTATTATTTACCAATTCTTTTATTTTTTATGGACTGGGCTATTCGCTGCTCAATGCAGATGCCCAATTTAATCAGCTGCTTGGTTTATTTACATTAGGAAACGGGTTGATTCATTTTGTTGTGACGATGTTGGTCTACAGGATGAAACTTGCTGATAGCGGACTATTTTATTTTGTAGCTGGTTTGGTGTTGGTCTTTATTACCTTGGCTATTCCTGTACAGTTGGATGGGCATTGGGTCACTCTGATTTGGGCCTTTGAAGCGACACTATTGTTTTGGATAGGTAGAACAAAAAATATAGCCGCCTACGAGTATATGTCATATCCATTGATGATTTTAGCAGTGGGAAGCCTTGGTGAAGATTGGTCCAAATATCAACTTCAAGGTGATGAGACGACTAACTTAATGCCTGTATTTAATATTTATTTCCTGACAGCATTATTGGTTATTCTGTCATTTGTGTTTATATTTTTTATTCACCGGAAGCATAAAATCACTGAGCCTTTACTCGGCATCAAATCCTGGGATCAAGTGCTGACTATATTTCTGAGTCTTACACTAGTGATGTTGGTTTTTGCTACTGCTCAAATCGAAATAGACACTTACTGGCAGCGAGCTTACGAAGCATCTGTGGAGCAAAACAAAACCGATCCTAACAATAGTTATCCTGTCTATAATTATGATTTGCTTACTTTTGGAAGTCTTTGGTCGTTATATTTTTCTTTGATCTATACTGCTGTTTTGTTGTGGGTCAATAAAAAGTTTGTACGAAACAGAGTAGTCGGAATGATATTGTCTTTAGCGGTAGTTTGGGTCTTGTTGTCGTTTTTGACCGTAGGATTGTTTAATACCGGTGCTTTAAGAACAAGTTATTTAGGCAACTACACGGCAGAGTATTATGAAAGGGGAATTTGGCATCTGGGTATAAAATATCTTGGGATTATATTATCAGGTTTTGCATTTTATAGCTTGTTTTTGCATGCCAAATCTTCATTTATGGAGACCACCAGAAGAATATGGGTGATGTTGGAATTGTTTATAGCAATTTTTGTTTGTATCATTCTTAGCAATGAACTTTTGACGTGGATGGATCTGAATTATGCCACAGATTCATTTAAGCTTGGCATGAGTATTTTGTGGGGCACCTTAGCATTATTGTATATCATTTTTGGCTTGTGGAAAGGAAAGAAACATATTCGTATTTTTGCCATTGTACTTTTTGCAATCACTCTCCTTAAACTGTTTTTCTACGATATTTCGCATCTTGGGACCATTGCCAAAACGATCATTTTTATTTCTCTTGGAATTCTCTTACTCATTATTTCGTTCCTGTACAACAAATACAATAACCTCACAGATGTGGAAGAAAAATAA